A region of Paenibacillus sp. 37 DNA encodes the following proteins:
- the codB gene encoding cytosine permease, translating to MSKQDQEFSWQAVPKSQRNQFWKTLSVMLGFTFFSASMLAGGTLGVSLTFMEFIGIVLAGNLVLGIYTGALAHIAAKTGLSTHLLAKYAFGAKGSYLPSFLLGFTQVGWFGVGVAMFAIPVAKAMDWNVYLLIIVFGLAMTASAIFGMKSLVILGYIAVPAIAILGGYSMFEGAGSLGGLQGLLDYTPTQSLTAAAALTICIGSFISGGTLTPDFARFSRTSKQAVTATVIAFFLGNSLMFLFGAVGAMAYNLADISEVMFLQGLIIPAIIVLGLNIWTTNDNALYASGLGFANITKISKKFFVIVNGIVGTVFAMWMYNNFVSFLNVLGAAVPSIGAIIIADYFIVKRRNYKPFADMSFKNVNWVAMVAWAIGVAFAQLAPGVTPLNALLGTAVAYIVLMLIIPAKETKEMGKINDYTERKIAG from the coding sequence CCGAAATCGCAAAGAAACCAATTTTGGAAAACATTATCCGTCATGCTGGGTTTCACTTTCTTCTCTGCAAGCATGCTGGCAGGAGGCACCTTGGGCGTCAGCTTGACGTTCATGGAGTTCATTGGCATCGTACTTGCAGGCAATCTGGTGCTCGGTATCTACACAGGGGCACTGGCACATATCGCCGCCAAAACGGGTCTGTCCACACATTTGCTCGCTAAATATGCGTTCGGTGCGAAAGGGTCGTATCTGCCTTCGTTCCTGCTAGGCTTCACACAGGTCGGATGGTTCGGAGTGGGGGTAGCGATGTTCGCGATTCCGGTCGCCAAAGCCATGGACTGGAACGTGTACCTGCTAATCATCGTGTTCGGACTTGCCATGACAGCATCAGCCATCTTTGGCATGAAGTCACTCGTCATTCTCGGATATATCGCGGTTCCTGCGATTGCCATTCTCGGTGGTTATTCCATGTTCGAAGGTGCAGGTTCGCTGGGTGGTCTGCAAGGGTTGCTAGATTACACGCCGACTCAGTCGCTTACCGCGGCGGCGGCATTAACGATCTGTATCGGATCATTCATCAGCGGTGGAACGCTGACACCCGATTTTGCCCGCTTTTCCCGAACATCGAAACAGGCAGTTACCGCAACAGTGATTGCATTTTTCCTGGGTAACTCACTCATGTTTCTGTTCGGTGCGGTTGGTGCGATGGCTTATAACCTGGCTGATATCTCGGAGGTCATGTTCCTGCAAGGATTGATCATCCCGGCAATTATTGTTCTGGGCCTGAATATCTGGACGACCAACGATAATGCACTGTACGCTTCGGGTCTTGGTTTTGCGAACATCACCAAAATCTCAAAGAAATTCTTCGTCATTGTAAACGGCATCGTGGGTACCGTATTCGCCATGTGGATGTACAACAACTTCGTCAGTTTCCTGAACGTACTGGGTGCGGCGGTACCATCCATCGGGGCTATTATTATCGCAGATTACTTCATTGTGAAACGTAGAAACTATAAGCCATTTGCCGACATGTCATTCAAAAATGTAAACTGGGTAGCGATGGTGGCTTGGGCCATCGGCGTGGCATTTGCCCAACTGGCTCCTGGCGTAACACCATTGAACGCACTGCTTGGTACAGCGGTGGCCTATATCGTTTTGATGCTGATTATTCCTGCCAAAGAAACCAAAGAAATGGGGAAAATAAATGATTATACAGAACGCAAAATTGCGGGGTAA
- a CDS encoding cytosine deaminase encodes MIIQNAKLRGKEGLWNIVVKDGKFERIAQSLEVTENEEILDVNGSLVLPPFIEPHIHLDTTLTAGEPEWNLSGTLFEGIQRWSERKAFLTHEDVKTRSKTALKWQLAQGIQHVRTHVDVTDPSLIAVKAMLEVKEEMAPYMDIQLVAFPQEGIHSYPNGAELLEESLKMGVDVVGGIPHFEFTREYGVDSMKVAFDLAEKYDRLIDIHCDEIDDEQSRFVEVVAKEAYERGLGSRTTASHTTAMGSYNDAYTYKLFRLLKMADLNFVSNPLVNIHLQGRFDTYPKRRGLTRVKELQEAGLNVCFGHDDIFDPWYPLGTGNMLQVLHMGIHASQLLGYDQIVNSIDLITKNSARTLHIEDVYGIEEGKPANFIVLEAENEYEAVRKQAGVLYSYRGGRKVAESKPRDTSIIFEGGTEKVTFNK; translated from the coding sequence ATGATTATACAGAACGCAAAATTGCGGGGTAAAGAAGGACTATGGAATATCGTTGTGAAAGACGGAAAGTTTGAACGAATTGCACAATCGCTGGAAGTGACCGAGAATGAAGAGATCCTGGATGTCAACGGATCGCTTGTGCTGCCCCCTTTCATTGAGCCGCATATCCATCTCGATACAACGCTCACAGCAGGTGAGCCGGAATGGAATCTAAGCGGAACGCTGTTCGAAGGCATCCAACGCTGGTCAGAGCGCAAGGCTTTCTTGACACATGAAGATGTCAAAACACGGTCTAAAACGGCACTGAAATGGCAGTTGGCACAAGGTATCCAGCATGTACGGACTCATGTGGACGTTACCGATCCAAGCTTGATCGCCGTTAAAGCGATGCTTGAAGTAAAAGAAGAAATGGCTCCATATATGGACATCCAGCTTGTTGCTTTCCCACAGGAAGGCATTCACTCTTATCCAAACGGGGCAGAATTGCTGGAAGAGTCACTGAAAATGGGCGTTGACGTGGTCGGCGGCATTCCACACTTCGAATTCACACGGGAATACGGCGTTGATTCAATGAAAGTTGCGTTTGATCTGGCCGAAAAATACGACCGTCTGATCGACATCCATTGTGATGAAATCGATGACGAGCAATCCCGTTTTGTTGAAGTTGTTGCCAAGGAAGCTTATGAACGTGGACTGGGTTCACGTACAACGGCAAGTCATACAACCGCGATGGGGTCATATAATGATGCTTATACGTACAAATTGTTCCGTTTGCTTAAGATGGCTGATCTGAACTTTGTCTCCAATCCGCTGGTCAACATTCACCTGCAAGGACGCTTCGACACGTATCCGAAGAGAAGAGGGCTGACGCGTGTCAAAGAGTTGCAGGAAGCAGGTCTGAATGTGTGCTTTGGTCACGATGACATCTTCGATCCATGGTATCCGCTCGGTACTGGCAACATGCTGCAAGTACTGCACATGGGGATTCATGCTTCGCAGTTGCTTGGTTACGATCAGATTGTGAATTCAATTGACCTCATTACGAAAAACAGCGCAAGAACGTTACACATTGAGGATGTATACGGTATTGAAGAAGGTAAACCCGCTAACTTCATCGTACTTGAAGCAGAGAACGAGTATGAGGCTGTTCGCAAACAAGCCGGCGTACTTTATTCCTACAGAGGCGGCCGTAAAGTTGCGGAATCGAAGCCGCGGGACACATCCATCATTTTTGAAGGCGGTACAGAAAAAGTTACTTTTAATAAATAA
- a CDS encoding GerAB/ArcD/ProY family transporter yields MKQSTSNINTSEVIIVVINSILGAGILTLPRTISKAVGTPDVWISVILSGLIVTTISILLVTLCRRFPGKTVFEFIPEITGQWIAYLLGLLIIVYFVVLCSFEVRVMAEITSMYILERTPTWVTIMVSLWIGIYMLTGGLKVIIRVFSIVLPVTLVLLALVFLLSTKMFELNNLRPLLGDGFMPVLKGLKPSCLSYSGYEVLLIITAYMVDVKASNKAAIYSILSCTIIYLVTIVTVVGNLSLPGIQTRMWPTFDMVRSFEIEGFLFERYESLFIVFWLMQIFATYAFKHYFAAIGIRDLFRLKNITSIQFAMLPVLYVIAYLPKNLEETLALGDFLGNISIFLFGLLPLLLLIISFVRKKGGKQATSEALKAG; encoded by the coding sequence ATGAAGCAATCCACATCTAATATTAATACCTCCGAGGTTATTATTGTAGTTATCAATTCCATACTCGGAGCTGGAATTTTAACACTCCCTCGCACAATTAGTAAAGCAGTAGGGACACCTGATGTATGGATTTCTGTCATTTTATCAGGATTAATTGTAACCACAATCAGCATCCTCCTTGTAACCTTGTGTCGTAGATTCCCCGGTAAAACGGTATTCGAATTTATACCCGAAATTACAGGTCAGTGGATTGCTTATCTATTGGGACTTTTAATTATCGTGTATTTTGTTGTTCTTTGTTCATTCGAAGTTAGAGTCATGGCCGAAATTACAAGTATGTACATCCTTGAGCGCACGCCTACTTGGGTCACCATTATGGTCAGTTTGTGGATTGGGATTTATATGTTAACGGGTGGTCTTAAGGTCATCATCCGGGTCTTTTCAATCGTGTTGCCCGTTACGCTTGTATTGCTAGCGCTGGTTTTCCTTTTAAGTACCAAGATGTTTGAACTTAATAACCTCAGACCACTCCTGGGCGATGGATTCATGCCTGTGTTGAAGGGTCTTAAACCTTCGTGTCTATCCTATTCCGGATATGAAGTTTTACTCATCATCACAGCTTACATGGTGGACGTGAAAGCGAGCAATAAAGCTGCTATATACAGCATACTTAGTTGTACGATCATATATTTGGTCACGATTGTCACCGTGGTGGGGAATTTATCCTTGCCAGGAATTCAAACACGAATGTGGCCAACGTTCGACATGGTTCGGAGTTTTGAAATTGAGGGGTTTCTATTCGAACGTTATGAATCACTGTTCATTGTGTTTTGGCTGATGCAAATCTTTGCAACCTATGCGTTCAAACACTATTTTGCGGCAATCGGGATCCGAGATTTGTTTCGTCTCAAAAATATTACGAGCATACAATTCGCGATGTTGCCAGTCTTGTATGTAATTGCTTACTTGCCTAAAAACCTGGAGGAAACGTTAGCTTTGGGTGATTTTCTTGGCAATATATCCATTTTTTTATTTGGCTTGTTACCACTGCTACTGCTGATCATTAGTTTTGTTCGTAAAAAAGGCGGGAAGCAGGCAACTAGTGAAGCCCTTAAGGCAGGCTGA
- a CDS encoding helix-turn-helix transcriptional regulator, which yields MPKNDNMLAILWMLNSGTKVTAKQMSEKLEINIRTVYRYIDALCASGVPIISDTGHNGGYSLLNQHIKAPLLFDIDEKKALLQAAVFAKEAGYPLSEALDNATSKLKMYSNQHQENTLRRHLAGFNVINRMGDPSVQPILAELEQAVANDCSVEIDYRRSRDEQPKNRVIDPYGMVYWNNKWYTIAFCHLRNEFRSFRADRILRMKPTSLRFKRSEVFSARELFMQNLLPDVVGKEGLISLVIEGRSEALDDLGLHWFMGHYLKERTSNQAIFLFDEKSIDTYVPYFLLSYGKSIQVIEPQRVKDRLVAVVSELMEYYQL from the coding sequence ATGCCAAAGAACGATAATATGTTAGCCATTCTATGGATGCTGAATTCAGGCACCAAAGTAACTGCAAAACAGATGTCCGAAAAGTTAGAAATCAATATAAGAACCGTATATCGATATATTGATGCATTATGTGCCAGTGGAGTACCGATTATTTCCGATACAGGTCACAACGGCGGGTATAGCTTGCTGAATCAGCATATCAAAGCACCTCTGTTATTTGATATTGATGAAAAAAAGGCACTTCTCCAAGCTGCTGTGTTTGCAAAAGAAGCTGGATATCCTTTGAGTGAGGCATTGGACAATGCAACATCCAAATTGAAAATGTATTCAAATCAGCATCAGGAAAACACACTTCGTCGTCATTTAGCTGGATTTAACGTTATCAATCGTATGGGAGATCCATCCGTTCAGCCGATCTTGGCGGAATTGGAGCAAGCAGTGGCTAATGACTGCTCTGTCGAAATTGATTATCGCAGAAGCCGTGATGAACAACCCAAGAATAGAGTAATAGACCCGTATGGAATGGTTTACTGGAATAATAAATGGTATACCATTGCGTTTTGCCACCTGAGAAATGAATTCCGCAGCTTTCGGGCAGATCGTATTCTACGAATGAAGCCTACTTCGCTGCGCTTTAAGCGTTCGGAAGTTTTTTCAGCCCGTGAATTATTTATGCAAAATTTGTTACCTGATGTAGTGGGCAAAGAGGGGTTAATTTCCTTGGTTATCGAAGGCCGATCAGAGGCATTGGATGACTTGGGGCTGCATTGGTTTATGGGACATTATCTGAAAGAGCGGACTTCTAATCAAGCCATCTTTTTATTTGATGAAAAATCGATTGATACATACGTCCCCTATTTTCTCCTCTCCTATGGGAAATCCATTCAAGTCATCGAACCACAGCGTGTGAAGGACAGACTTGTTGCTGTTGTATCCGAGTTAATGGAATACTATCAACTCTAA
- the map gene encoding type I methionyl aminopeptidase, giving the protein MIARTEEDFNGLKEIGKIVAAIRDELVQRTIPGITTKELDDLAGELFEKAGAVSAPKSEYNFPGFTCISVNEEVAHGIPGDRVIQEGDIVNIDVSGSKNSYFADTGISFVVGEGAEVLTKICDVVKLAFEAGLKKAKPGSKKSGIGKAVFQTARQHELTVIKNLTGHGVGRGIHEAPDHIYNYNDPSDDELLKEGMVIAFEPFISTSEEEVEQTGDGWTFVTKNSYVAQIEHTIILTKNGPIIVTI; this is encoded by the coding sequence ATGATCGCAAGAACAGAAGAAGATTTTAATGGCTTGAAGGAAATTGGCAAAATTGTTGCTGCTATTAGAGATGAATTGGTTCAAAGAACTATCCCAGGCATAACCACTAAAGAACTTGATGATTTGGCAGGAGAGCTTTTTGAGAAAGCTGGCGCAGTTTCTGCTCCAAAAAGTGAATATAATTTCCCGGGATTTACTTGTATTAGTGTTAATGAAGAAGTGGCACATGGTATTCCTGGAGATCGGGTTATTCAAGAAGGGGACATCGTCAATATTGATGTGTCTGGTTCCAAGAACAGTTATTTTGCAGATACGGGAATCTCGTTTGTCGTAGGCGAAGGTGCAGAAGTATTAACGAAAATATGCGACGTTGTTAAACTGGCATTTGAAGCAGGTCTTAAAAAAGCAAAACCGGGCTCCAAAAAAAGCGGAATCGGAAAAGCCGTATTCCAAACTGCCAGACAGCATGAATTAACGGTTATCAAAAACCTTACAGGACATGGTGTTGGACGTGGAATACACGAAGCACCTGACCACATCTACAATTATAATGATCCATCGGATGATGAATTGTTAAAAGAAGGTATGGTTATCGCATTCGAGCCATTTATCTCAACTTCAGAAGAAGAAGTAGAACAAACAGGAGATGGCTGGACCTTTGTTACTAAAAACAGCTATGTAGCTCAAATAGAACATACCATTATTCTTACTAAAAATGGTCCGATTATTGTCACTATTTAA
- a CDS encoding DUF418 domain-containing protein: MSTSTKRVQVIDGLRGFSLAGIVLANMLAFQYGMYGQSKPQLFGIGGADQAFLSFLLITVVGSFMPIFAFMFGFGMVKLSESLKSRDLRPKCHLARRFLLLFGIGLLHIIYLWEGDILTFYGVLGFFLLMFLNRKPITLLIWAVLLLVGAGILGLPASNPMNPLAIESIHMENYIIQSQDVYGNGTYAEIRNFSNNGDPFGGDLELSYALIALMLAPLMTVPMFLFGMRAARIGTFSDPQAMRTMYLRRASLLIPVGLILKAYGVLAPQLGAEGWLGIGIGGTLGGTLLALGYIYAFALLYAGSRHSSLLGRFEAVGRLSLTNYLMQSVVCTTIFYGYGLGLFGSAGVFIGAIIALAVYGIQLWLSPLYLKKFSNGPVEYLLRIWTYLSWKGQPRKKKRTNLTTNENAPGVQ; encoded by the coding sequence TTGAGCACATCAACAAAGCGCGTTCAAGTCATTGATGGACTGCGTGGATTCAGTCTGGCCGGCATTGTGCTGGCGAATATGCTGGCTTTCCAATATGGAATGTATGGCCAGAGCAAACCCCAACTGTTCGGGATTGGCGGAGCAGATCAGGCTTTCCTCTCGTTCCTGCTGATCACTGTGGTGGGCAGTTTTATGCCGATTTTTGCATTTATGTTTGGCTTTGGAATGGTTAAGCTCTCGGAAAGCCTAAAATCACGAGATTTACGACCAAAATGTCATCTGGCACGCCGTTTTCTACTACTGTTTGGAATCGGATTACTGCACATCATCTATCTGTGGGAAGGGGATATCTTGACGTTTTATGGCGTACTCGGTTTCTTCCTGCTCATGTTCCTTAATCGGAAGCCTATAACGCTGCTTATTTGGGCGGTACTGCTACTCGTGGGAGCGGGCATACTTGGTCTCCCGGCATCTAATCCGATGAACCCGCTGGCGATTGAGTCCATTCATATGGAGAACTACATCATTCAAAGTCAGGATGTTTACGGCAACGGCACATACGCGGAAATCAGGAATTTCAGTAATAACGGCGATCCATTCGGCGGGGATTTGGAGCTGTCATATGCCTTGATAGCCCTGATGTTAGCACCACTCATGACGGTGCCGATGTTCCTGTTCGGCATGCGCGCTGCCAGAATCGGCACGTTTAGCGATCCGCAAGCGATGCGGACTATGTATCTTCGCCGGGCATCATTATTGATTCCAGTTGGTTTGATACTCAAAGCATACGGCGTATTGGCGCCACAATTGGGTGCGGAAGGTTGGCTCGGAATTGGAATCGGGGGGACGCTTGGAGGAACGTTGCTTGCACTCGGATACATTTATGCATTTGCACTGTTGTATGCGGGAAGTCGCCATTCCAGCCTGTTGGGCAGGTTCGAGGCGGTTGGCCGTCTCTCGTTGACGAATTACCTGATGCAGAGCGTAGTCTGTACGACAATTTTCTATGGATATGGCCTGGGACTGTTTGGAAGTGCTGGCGTGTTTATCGGAGCAATTATTGCACTTGCTGTGTACGGTATTCAATTGTGGCTCAGTCCGCTATATCTCAAGAAATTTAGCAATGGTCCTGTCGAGTACCTGCTACGGATTTGGACATATCTGTCCTGGAAAGGGCAGCCAAGAAAGAAGAAAAGAACGAATTTAACTACGAATGAAAACGCGCCTGGTGTTCAGTAA
- a CDS encoding DinB family protein, giving the protein MYRQVDDFLKEWAVAVKGTLQVLQAVTDDKLGQSILEGHSTLGWLGWHLAETTGYFSHLAGLTVPMIGQDEPVPATAREIVAAYEKAAEAVKEEVAKLSNEDLLTETGLESLATKGSLLRFLIDHQTHHRGQMTVLLRQAGLPVPPVMGPTKEMQ; this is encoded by the coding sequence ATGTATCGACAAGTGGATGATTTTTTAAAGGAATGGGCAGTGGCTGTGAAAGGAACATTGCAAGTATTACAAGCCGTAACAGATGATAAATTAGGACAAAGTATTTTAGAAGGGCATAGTACACTAGGTTGGTTAGGCTGGCATTTAGCAGAAACAACAGGTTATTTTAGTCATTTAGCAGGTTTAACTGTACCAATGATTGGTCAAGATGAGCCAGTTCCAGCGACAGCAAGAGAAATTGTAGCAGCTTACGAAAAAGCAGCAGAGGCGGTCAAAGAAGAGGTAGCCAAGCTATCAAATGAGGACTTGCTAACAGAAACAGGCTTAGAAAGTCTTGCAACAAAAGGTTCATTATTACGTTTCTTAATTGACCACCAAACACATCACCGCGGCCAAATGACGGTGCTATTACGTCAAGCAGGCTTACCAGTACCGCCCGTGATGGGTCCAACAAAAGAAATGCAATAA
- a CDS encoding winged helix-turn-helix domain-containing protein has translation MIQLTNRQARQFLLLKHGLLGEYKFSEKQGVLDFARQVSCIQYDPIDVCGKNAELVLQSRIKGFTKGMLAELLYEDRSLVDYPDKNLAIISVEDWPYFERYRQAARQHAKRYPEMEALTTQVRAHIQNHGALSSDDLKLDGDFSWQSAIHWSGGNNSSRSVLEQMYSTGELIIHHKKGTRKYYDIAKKYIQPNLLNASEPLEDELEHHKWRVLRRIGSVGLLWNRASDAWLNIWGLKAAQRTEVFRQLLHENRIVAVAVEQMKDMLYCLAEDLPLIEVVLRNQEQKLRCELIAPLDNFIWDRKLINKLFGFDYTWEIYTPAIKRKFGYYVLPLLYGESFIGRAEIIVERKTGTLVLKNIWYENGLKQTTQLRTALNSCVQKFAIFNGCETISAESIKPTIN, from the coding sequence ATGATCCAATTAACAAACCGCCAGGCACGGCAATTTCTATTGCTGAAGCATGGACTTTTGGGCGAATATAAATTTAGTGAAAAGCAGGGTGTATTGGACTTTGCTCGGCAGGTCAGCTGCATTCAATACGACCCCATCGATGTTTGCGGAAAAAACGCCGAATTGGTGCTACAGTCGCGAATCAAGGGATTTACCAAGGGAATGCTCGCCGAGTTGCTATATGAGGATAGAAGCCTTGTCGATTATCCAGACAAGAACCTAGCCATTATCTCTGTCGAGGACTGGCCGTATTTTGAGCGATACAGGCAAGCCGCAAGGCAACATGCCAAACGCTATCCCGAAATGGAAGCGTTGACTACGCAAGTACGGGCTCATATTCAAAATCACGGTGCACTAAGTTCGGATGATTTAAAATTGGATGGGGATTTCTCTTGGCAATCGGCCATCCACTGGAGCGGTGGAAACAATTCATCTCGATCGGTGCTGGAACAGATGTATTCGACGGGTGAGTTGATTATCCATCATAAAAAAGGAACGCGTAAATATTACGATATAGCTAAGAAGTACATACAACCAAATCTGCTGAATGCATCAGAGCCGCTGGAGGATGAGCTTGAGCATCATAAGTGGCGGGTACTGCGTCGAATCGGCTCTGTTGGTCTCTTATGGAATCGTGCGTCAGATGCATGGCTGAATATATGGGGGCTGAAAGCAGCACAGCGCACCGAGGTTTTTCGCCAGCTATTACACGAAAATCGTATTGTTGCTGTTGCTGTGGAACAAATGAAGGATATGCTTTACTGCCTCGCGGAGGATTTACCGCTTATTGAAGTTGTTCTGAGAAATCAGGAGCAGAAATTGCGTTGTGAACTTATTGCCCCTCTAGATAATTTCATATGGGACAGAAAACTTATCAACAAATTGTTTGGCTTCGATTACACCTGGGAGATTTACACGCCTGCAATCAAACGAAAATTCGGCTATTATGTGCTGCCTCTATTATATGGAGAAAGCTTCATTGGACGGGCCGAGATAATCGTGGAGCGAAAAACTGGAACGCTCGTTCTTAAAAACATCTGGTACGAGAACGGTCTGAAGCAAACAACGCAATTGCGAACAGCCTTGAACAGTTGTGTCCAAAAGTTTGCGATATTCAACGGGTGTGAGACGATTTCGGCAGAGTCTATAAAACCAACCATAAATTAA
- a CDS encoding ArsR/SmtB family transcription factor: MDQELATTIAIEFKNNQKVLNAIGDETRQAILIALIQGPQKPGMRVGEIRMKTHLSRPTVSHHLKILKESEIISVRKEGTLNYYSLDSGSKLKLLKNLVNQIEKLLAQCEEQASEQQIGNRGSCE; the protein is encoded by the coding sequence TTGGATCAGGAACTTGCGACCACGATTGCTATCGAATTTAAGAACAATCAGAAGGTGTTGAATGCGATCGGAGACGAAACCCGGCAAGCCATCCTCATAGCCTTGATTCAAGGGCCGCAAAAACCCGGCATGCGCGTAGGAGAGATCAGGATGAAGACTCACCTTTCCCGACCAACCGTATCACATCATCTGAAAATATTGAAAGAATCAGAGATAATAAGTGTTCGTAAAGAAGGAACTCTCAACTATTACAGCCTTGACTCCGGTAGCAAGTTGAAATTGTTAAAAAACCTGGTGAACCAAATAGAAAAGTTGCTAGCGCAATGCGAAGAACAAGCATCGGAACAACAAATAGGAAACAGGGGGAGTTGCGAATGA
- a CDS encoding aldo/keto reductase, with amino-acid sequence MNQTVAAANGVGIPQLGFGLYKIKDGGTFERTVEEAIRMGYRHFDTAKIYGNEAVLGRVIQNSGIPREEFFITSKVWTTDLGYRATKRAFEQTCQKLNVTYLDMYLIHFAGPQYVNAWKAMEELYDAGKIKVIGVANFEIRHLEHLKKHSRISPMVNQIETHPEFPQHELHDYMVRHRILHEAWGPLGQGSKALLEHPELAAISFRHQKSVAQVILRWHLQRGIIVIPKSSNPQRIKENSEIFDFELNEKEMEQIRRLDTGKRYSVSPNGYMVNPFYINLMKLFIRSH; translated from the coding sequence ATGAATCAGACAGTCGCAGCCGCAAACGGAGTGGGCATTCCTCAACTAGGGTTCGGCCTATATAAGATCAAAGACGGGGGGACCTTCGAGAGGACTGTCGAGGAGGCTATTCGAATGGGTTATCGCCATTTCGATACGGCCAAAATTTATGGTAATGAAGCGGTGTTAGGTCGGGTCATCCAAAACAGCGGCATTCCCAGGGAGGAGTTCTTCATTACCTCCAAGGTATGGACGACAGACCTGGGCTACCGTGCGACGAAAAGGGCGTTCGAGCAGACTTGCCAGAAGCTGAACGTAACATATCTCGATATGTATTTGATTCATTTTGCTGGTCCTCAATACGTGAATGCTTGGAAGGCGATGGAAGAGTTATACGACGCAGGTAAAATCAAAGTTATAGGTGTAGCCAATTTCGAGATCCGGCATCTAGAGCATCTGAAGAAACATTCCCGGATTTCGCCGATGGTAAATCAGATCGAGACCCATCCGGAATTTCCGCAACATGAATTGCATGATTATATGGTTCGGCATCGGATTCTGCATGAGGCTTGGGGACCGTTGGGGCAGGGTAGCAAAGCGCTGCTGGAGCATCCGGAGCTGGCGGCAATTTCCTTTCGTCATCAGAAGTCGGTTGCGCAAGTCATTTTGCGCTGGCATCTGCAACGTGGAATTATTGTCATCCCCAAATCATCGAATCCTCAAAGGATAAAAGAGAACAGCGAAATATTCGACTTTGAGTTGAATGAGAAGGAGATGGAACAAATACGACGGTTGGACACGGGTAAGAGATATTCCGTAAGTCCGAATGGCTACATGGTCAACCCGTTTTATATCAATTTGATGAAGTTATTTATTCGCTCTCATTGA
- the dnaN gene encoding DNA polymerase III subunit beta: MLVEITKDSLMNAIQYVIKAVAANSSIPILQGIHIQAGADGVTFTASNTSLTIQSMIAHDDVSLTVKRAGAIVIPSRYFHDIIRKFNDDQIILEIKEPMILSIVSGHSQLRLCGMDPTEFPSIDDGEAFPSTKLRINTSLLRSTIKQLAIVASTSDTSPILTGVSLEFRNDCLNVIATDGVRLAYRTLNLENAANNSVNVIIPAKNLYELSKMLNKTDETTEIEVINHRVNFTTNGLKVESALIEGTFPSMMNVIPQSYVCEISVDKACLLKAVECVTVMASAHVIKLVANADTLKLLSKTADVGDIQNEIPILEMRGEEFMISLNGKFFFDILRNMDCASVRIRFAGKTSPIVVLPDNTLMSSLFLITPVMSR; this comes from the coding sequence TTGCTGGTAGAGATAACAAAAGATTCTCTTATGAATGCCATACAATATGTGATAAAGGCAGTAGCAGCAAATAGTTCGATACCAATTCTTCAAGGAATACATATTCAAGCAGGTGCAGATGGCGTTACTTTTACGGCAAGTAATACAAGTTTGACGATACAGTCTATGATTGCTCATGATGATGTTTCTCTGACTGTAAAAAGAGCAGGGGCTATCGTTATACCATCGCGTTATTTTCACGATATTATTCGTAAATTTAATGATGACCAAATTATACTTGAAATTAAAGAGCCAATGATTCTTTCGATTGTATCCGGTCATTCTCAATTACGTTTATGCGGCATGGACCCTACAGAATTCCCTTCCATTGATGATGGAGAGGCGTTCCCTTCTACTAAACTACGCATTAATACTTCCTTACTTCGTTCGACTATTAAACAGCTAGCGATCGTAGCTTCAACGTCCGATACCAGCCCCATACTAACAGGAGTTTCGTTGGAATTCCGTAATGATTGTCTAAACGTAATTGCTACAGACGGAGTGCGGCTTGCATACCGAACCTTAAATTTAGAAAATGCTGCCAACAACAGTGTGAACGTTATTATTCCAGCGAAAAATCTCTATGAATTGTCGAAAATGTTAAACAAAACAGATGAAACGACTGAAATTGAAGTGATTAACCATCGAGTTAATTTCACGACAAATGGACTGAAAGTGGAGTCGGCTCTTATTGAAGGAACATTCCCATCCATGATGAATGTAATTCCTCAATCGTATGTGTGTGAAATCTCAGTTGATAAAGCATGTTTGTTGAAAGCGGTTGAATGTGTAACTGTAATGGCTAGTGCACATGTGATCAAACTAGTAGCTAATGCAGACACATTAAAACTATTGTCCAAAACAGCCGATGTTGGAGATATTCAGAATGAAATTCCAATATTAGAGATGCGTGGGGAAGAATTTATGATATCACTTAATGGGAAGTTCTTTTTCGATATACTTCGAAACATGGATTGCGCGAGTGTACGAATAAGATTCGCAGGGAAAACTAGTCCTATCGTTGTACTTCCAGATAATACGCTTATGTCTAGTTTGTTCTTGATCACTCCAGTGATGAGCCGGTGA